One Cydia fagiglandana chromosome 11, ilCydFagi1.1, whole genome shotgun sequence genomic region harbors:
- the LOC134668718 gene encoding uncharacterized protein LOC134668718, with translation MSGYSQPGVKRQKVREIKDVDYFQGIEKIEYNNMAATTDTSVYRYYSGSERVHARAMEDWLKCSISLTEFRMNGNDKTRTWDDHTNTLENRKRCVKALFELLSKLGLKYWTGLDSDLVEWEDRAQWDDMVEFVNEMAARYHVRLLWLAPDLHTNARYTSGALTSPDASTFIHAASQIKRCLEMSQRLNAENFLLWPSREGYDAIFQSDVTREIKLFAKLLKMTADYKDRLNYRCQLLIMPYCSEAMKNKRDRTVMRDEKVHNYMWDVTSCLYFLKSYNLERYYKVCSAPGHHMYMAHVYNMLGGVTLTNDFDPYNSKKLTLMMKSIVDQGTAPPGGINLKLYRRSTDLRGIVTLYMRYVDALARALRLAANIVGEQVFSKHVQQRYVSYHSGLGSRLASGDVSMEECEEHNKKAQNQHEPTSKCEHFEVVFQRYLDTCDHI, from the exons ATGTCTGGCTACTCGCAACCCGGTGTCAAGAGGCAGAAAGTCAGGGAAATTAAAGACGTGGACTATTTCCAAG gaATAGAGAAGATAGAGTATAACAACATGGCGGCGACCACAGACACGAGCGTGTATCGCTACTACAGCGGCAGCGAGCGGGTCCACGCGCGAGCGAtggaagactggctcaagtgcAGCATCTCCCTCACCGAGTTCAGGATGAACG GTAACGACAAGACCCGCACTTGGGACGACCACACCAATACCCTCGAGAACCGCAAGCGCTGCGTCAAAGCCCTATTTGAGCTGTTATCCAAGCTGGGCCTGAAGTACTGGACGGGTCTCGACTCGGATCTGGTGGAGTGGGAGGATCGGGCGCAGTGGGACGACATGGTCGAGTTTGTGAATGAGATGGCTGCGAGATACCATGTGAGGCTGCTGTGGTTGGCGCCGGATTTGCATACTAATGCGAG ATACACATCCGGAGCATTAACCAGCCCAGACGCGTCCACGTTCATCCACGCCGCCTCCCAAATAAAGCGCTGCCTCGAGATGTCGCAACGACTCAACGCCGAGAATTTCCTCCTCTGGCCTTCCAG GGAAGGTTACGACGCCATCTTCCAGAGCGATGTGACGAGGGAAATCAAGCTGTTCGCGAAACTGCTTAAGATGACGGCGGATTATAAAGACAGGCTGAACTATAGGTGCCAGTTGCTGATTATGCCGTATTGTAGTGAAG CTATGAAAAACAAGAGAGACAGAACGGTAATGAGAGATGAGAAAGTGCACAACTACATGTGGGATGTGACAAGCTGCCTGTATTTCTTGAAGAGCTATAATCTGGAGAGGTATTATAAGGTGTGCTCGGCGCCCGGACACCACATGTATATGGCTCATGT GTACAACATGTTGGGCGGTGTTACCTTAACGAACGATTTTGATCCGTACAACAGCAAAAAACTAACTTTGATGATGAAATCCATTGTTGACCAG GGCACAGCGCCCCCTGGCGGTATCAACCTGAAACTCTACCGCCGCTCAACAGACCTGAGAGGCATCGTGACACTCTACATGAGATACGTAGATGCTCTAGCGAGAGCGCTGAGACTCGCCGCCAACATCGTAGGCGAACAGGTTTTCTCTAAACATGTccag caaCGTTACGTTAGTTATCATAGCGGGCTGGGCTCTCGACTCGCCAGCGGTGACGTGTCTATGGAAGAGTGCGAGGAGCACAATAA GAAGGCTCAAAATCAGCACGAGCCGACGTCAAAATGCGAACACTTTGAAGTGGTGTTCCAACGATACCTCGATACTTGCGACCACATCTGA
- the LOC134668480 gene encoding pancreatic lipase-related protein 2-like translates to MAKVLFCVFLFVIVRAVEYSKAGEGYPLGFISDCPGSWNPAAIKPKSLEKLYLSVLGPGNVLQAKWTPYNYYQMQQLAKHPEIDFGKKTFLYVGGYLDGTGLPVGRTLGQVYKELGYNVLLLDYLEFTAREFPIAVRLTRPVGKHVAEMLANLTTLGMDPKNLELVGLSLGGQTMSFIAKNYRQLTGNNISSLTGLDPTGPCYRHLGPDQRLDPSDADFVKVVATNIDGYGIATPVGHVTFYVNGGEYQPGDIWWLPCDVTCSHIRSYFLWLSALLNPGIFIGMQCDSIQQARENNCYDRKPMVTNTMDLFTDRSKPGIYYVTTFNRYPYGLGKSGLKRSGERILSHLASLNTADTLWVR, encoded by the exons ATGGCGAAAGTATtgttttgtgtgtttttatttgttattgtgCGAGCGGTGGAATATTCTAAAGCAGGAGAAGGATATCCTCTAGGATTTATTTCCGATT gcccAGGCTCCTGGAACCCAGCAGCCATCAAACCCAAGTCTTTAGAAAAGTTATACCTCTCAGTCCTGGGCCCCGGCAACGTGCTCCAAGCCAAGTGGACCCCATACAACTACTACCAAATGCAGCAGTTAGCCAAACATCCCGAGATAGACTTTGGAAAGAAAACTTTCCTTTACGTGGGCGGATACCTTGACGGGACGGGGTTGCCTGTTGGAAGGACCTTGGGCCAGGTGTATAAGGAGTTGGGATATAATGTTCTGCTTTTGGACTATTTGGAGTTTACTGCGAGGGAGTTTCCTAT AGCGGTTCGTCTCACCAGACCAGTAGGGAAGCATGTCGCCGAAATGCTGGCCAACCTGACAACCCTCGGCATGGACCCGAAAAACCTGGAGCTCGTCGGTTTAAGCCTGGGTGGACAGACCATGAGTTTCATAGCCAAGAACTACCGTCAGTTAACCGGGAATAACATCTCCTCGCTCACTGGCCTTGACCCAACCGGCCCCTGTTATAGACACCTTGGCCCAGACCAGAGATTAGACCCCTCCGACGCTGACTTTGTAAAAGTAGTAGCCACAAATATAGATGGTTATGGCATAGCAACCCCAGTCGGACACGTCACGTTTTACGTCAACGGGGGAGAGTACCAACCTGGCGACATCTGGTGGCTCCCATGCGACGTCACTTGCAGTCATATCCGGTCTTATTTCCTCTGGCTTTCAGCGTTATTGAACCCTGGAATTTTTATCGGAATGCAATGCGATTCGATACAGCAGGCTAGAGAGAATAACTGCTATGATAGAAAGCCAATGGTAACGAATACGATGGATTTATTTACGGATAGGAGCAAACCGGGAATTTATTATGTGACGACGTTTAATAGGTATCCTTATGGTTTGGGGAAGAGTGGGTTGAAAAGGAGTGGGGAAAGAATTCTATCGCACTTGGCTTCTCTTAATACTGCTGACACGTTGTGGGTGAGATAG